From the Lathyrus oleraceus cultivar Zhongwan6 chromosome 4, CAAS_Psat_ZW6_1.0, whole genome shotgun sequence genome, one window contains:
- the LOC127137618 gene encoding uncharacterized protein LOC127137618, protein MIEKTCYALASAAKCLRQYMLTHTTLLISKKDLVKYIFEKPALTGRAAHWKMDLTEYDIQHITQKYIKWSVLSDYLAHQPLEDYQSMHFEFPDEDIMLIRECNIPKLKEGPEPGSRRTLVFDGASNAHGNGIGAIITSPTGFHLPFTIRLCFNCTNNMAKYEACIFCIEVAIDLMIKILEVYRDLALVISQVKGEWEARDHKLIPYKEHVLKLIPYFDEITFHHIPREENQLVDTLATLSSMFKVKWNNEAPSFHLNYLD, encoded by the coding sequence ATGATTGAGAAAACCTGTTATGCACTTGCTTCGGCTGCCAAATGCCTAAGACAATATATGCTCACCCATACTACATTATTAATCTCCAAGAAGGACCTAgtcaagtacatcttcgagaagcctgctctaaccgGTAGAGCAGCTCATTGGAAAATGGATTTAACTGAGTATGACATCCAACATATCACTCAAAAATATATCAAATGGAGTGTATTGTCAGATTATCTTGCACATCAACCTTTGGAGGATTACCAATCTATGCactttgagttccctgatgaggatattATGTTAATAAGGGAGTGCAACATCCCCAAACTCAAGGAAGGACCAGAACCAGGATCTCGACGGACACTTGTgtttgatggagcttctaacgctcatggaaatggcattggggcaattATCACCTCTCCAACTGGATTTCATTTACCATTCACCATAAGGTTGTGCTTTaattgtaccaataatatggcaaagtacgaggcttgtatcttcTGTATTGAAGTTGCGATTGATCTTATGATCAAAATTCTTGAGGTTTATAGAGACTTAGCCTTGGTCATCAGCCaagtcaaaggagaatgggaagCTCGAGATCACAAGCTAATCCCTTATAAGGAGCATGTCTTGAAACTGATCCCTTACTTTGACGAGATCACGTTccatcacattcctcgagaggaaAATCAGTTAGTCGACACCTTGGCAACTCTTTCATCCATGTTTAAGGTTAAATGGAATAATGAAGCACCATCTTTTCATCTTAACTACTTGGACTAG